The Candidatus Bathyarchaeota archaeon genome has a segment encoding these proteins:
- a CDS encoding inositol-3-phosphate synthase, which yields MPEIRVAIVGVGNSASALIQGTQYYKNAKDNETVPGLMHVNFGGYHITDIKFVAAFEVNKDKIGKDLSEAIFLKPNCAVKFSDVPNLGVTVSPGIILDGVAPHMRETFNVYDDSQTSKESIVNLLKETKTQVLVNYLPVGSHDAVRFYAQCAIDAGCAYVNCMPEFIGSDKSGEWPKKFADAGLPVLGDDIKSQVGATILHRTLVRLCLDRGTIVDETYQLNLGGDTDFQNMTVENRLTSKRISKTEAVTSLVPYDLPTRIGPSDFVQFLNNKKICYISLKTRAFGDRPITISAKLEVEDSPNSAGVVIDLIRAAKIALDRKISGALISMPSYAFKHPPVQVPDSQALQWTEEWVAGKRER from the coding sequence ATGCCTGAAATTCGTGTAGCAATAGTCGGCGTTGGAAACAGCGCATCAGCCCTCATTCAGGGAACCCAATACTACAAAAACGCAAAAGACAACGAAACCGTTCCTGGTCTTATGCATGTTAATTTTGGCGGATACCACATCACCGACATCAAATTCGTCGCCGCCTTTGAAGTAAACAAAGACAAAATCGGCAAAGACCTCTCCGAGGCAATATTTCTCAAACCCAACTGCGCCGTAAAATTCAGCGACGTACCCAACCTAGGCGTGACGGTTTCACCAGGCATCATTTTGGATGGTGTCGCTCCACACATGCGCGAAACCTTCAACGTTTATGACGATAGCCAAACCAGCAAAGAAAGCATCGTCAACCTGCTAAAAGAAACCAAAACCCAAGTTCTCGTTAACTACCTGCCCGTGGGCAGCCATGATGCAGTCCGTTTCTATGCGCAATGTGCAATTGACGCGGGATGTGCCTATGTGAACTGTATGCCTGAATTCATCGGCAGCGACAAATCAGGCGAGTGGCCTAAAAAATTCGCGGACGCAGGCCTGCCCGTTCTTGGTGATGACATCAAAAGCCAAGTTGGCGCAACTATTCTTCACCGAACCCTTGTACGGCTCTGTCTTGACCGAGGAACAATCGTTGATGAAACATACCAGCTAAACCTTGGCGGAGACACTGACTTCCAAAACATGACCGTAGAAAACCGCCTCACATCCAAACGTATTAGCAAAACCGAAGCCGTCACCAGCCTCGTACCATACGACCTACCCACACGCATTGGTCCCTCAGATTTTGTACAGTTCCTAAATAACAAGAAAATCTGCTACATCAGCCTAAAAACCCGTGCATTCGGAGACCGCCCAATCACCATCAGCGCCAAACTAGAAGTAGAAGACAGCCCCAACAGTGCAGGCGTAGTCATCGACCTTATCCGAGCCGCAAAAATCGCTTTGGACCGCAAAATCAGTGGCGCACTTATCAGTATGCCTTCGTACGCGTTTAAGCATCCTCCAGTTCAGGTTCCTGACTCTCAAGCACTGCAATGGACTGAAGAGTGGGTAGCAGGCAAGCGCGAACGCTAA
- a CDS encoding FAD-dependent oxidoreductase yields MARRIVIIGANASGVEAASAARKKDRTAEITLITQETNAGYSRCGLPFVIGGQIKCFRDLIVYPQAFFQMQKLNLRTETKATKINTNEKTVTIQTKIGTTETLPYDSLIIATGADSFTPPIKGKEKPGVLSLRGMEDGECIDAVVKAGAKSAVIMGAGLIGLEVGVGLIERGLQVTIVEMLPQILPQLLDADMAKLVQEHLESKGMKILTCKCVEEFLGDQKVTAILAGGEKIEADLFISAFGVRANTKLAVDVGIPLGETRAIKTNGRMETEVKDVYAVGDCAEAPNIVTHKPCCPQLGTVAVRMGKVAGANAGGGYSQFSGVLASAVTRLFEIEAGNTGLTETAAARNRIEVVTGAITSKTRADYYPDAKPIKVKLIVEKESQRIVGGQVIGGEEVTQRVNCLSFAIQQGMTVRELAKADTAYAPPLCETWEPMVLAAEMVLMKLR; encoded by the coding sequence ATGGCACGGCGCATAGTAATCATCGGCGCTAACGCTTCAGGCGTAGAAGCTGCCTCTGCCGCAAGAAAAAAAGACCGCACAGCCGAAATCACACTAATCACGCAGGAAACCAACGCGGGCTACTCACGCTGCGGCTTACCATTTGTGATTGGCGGTCAAATCAAATGTTTTAGAGACCTAATAGTTTACCCCCAAGCATTCTTCCAAATGCAAAAGCTTAACCTGCGCACCGAAACCAAAGCCACCAAAATAAACACCAACGAAAAAACTGTTACCATACAAACCAAAATAGGAACAACCGAAACGCTGCCCTATGACAGTCTAATAATCGCCACAGGCGCAGATAGCTTCACACCCCCAATCAAAGGCAAAGAAAAACCTGGCGTGCTAAGCTTACGCGGCATGGAAGACGGCGAATGTATCGACGCAGTTGTTAAAGCAGGCGCAAAATCCGCTGTCATCATGGGTGCAGGACTTATCGGCTTAGAAGTTGGCGTTGGCTTAATAGAGCGTGGACTACAAGTCACAATCGTGGAGATGCTCCCCCAGATTCTGCCCCAACTATTGGACGCGGACATGGCAAAACTGGTGCAGGAACACCTCGAATCTAAGGGCATGAAAATCCTCACCTGCAAATGCGTCGAAGAATTCCTCGGAGACCAAAAAGTCACCGCGATACTGGCTGGCGGAGAAAAAATCGAAGCCGACCTATTCATCAGCGCCTTTGGCGTACGTGCAAACACCAAACTTGCCGTTGACGTGGGAATTCCATTGGGTGAGACACGCGCAATCAAAACTAACGGCAGGATGGAAACCGAAGTCAAAGATGTCTATGCTGTGGGTGACTGTGCTGAAGCCCCAAACATTGTTACGCATAAGCCCTGTTGTCCCCAACTTGGCACTGTAGCGGTCAGGATGGGTAAGGTTGCAGGCGCAAATGCTGGCGGCGGCTACTCACAATTCAGCGGAGTCTTAGCATCCGCAGTCACGCGACTTTTTGAAATTGAGGCCGGTAACACAGGCTTAACTGAAACTGCCGCGGCAAGAAACCGCATCGAAGTAGTCACAGGAGCCATAACCAGCAAAACCCGCGCGGACTACTACCCCGACGCAAAACCCATCAAAGTAAAACTCATCGTCGAAAAAGAATCCCAACGTATTGTTGGTGGGCAAGTTATCGGAGGCGAAGAAGTAACGCAGCGCGTTAACTGTCTGAGCTTTGCAATTCAGCAGGGTATGACTGTTCGGGAACTCGCCAAAGCTGACACTGCTTACGCGCCGCCTCTGTGTGAGACTTGGGAGCCTATGGTGCTTGCGGCGGAAATGGTGCTGATGAAGCTGCGGTAA
- the gcvH gene encoding glycine cleavage system protein GcvH, with amino-acid sequence MVKIESYDVPEGLYYSNDFSWVKIEGEKVRIGITDYAQKSLREIVYAELPSVGTEIKQNEPYGTLESVKAVSDLVAPISGTITEVNDEVQSKPETLNEDPYSNGWLIVVTPSNLQADLAIIMDFDKAVEWHKAQAAGKC; translated from the coding sequence ATGGTAAAAATTGAATCATACGATGTTCCTGAAGGGCTATATTATTCAAATGATTTTTCATGGGTTAAAATTGAGGGCGAAAAAGTCCGCATAGGCATAACTGATTATGCTCAAAAATCACTTAGGGAAATCGTTTACGCCGAGTTGCCAAGCGTAGGCACCGAAATCAAACAAAACGAGCCATACGGCACACTTGAATCCGTCAAGGCAGTCTCGGATTTGGTTGCTCCAATCAGCGGCACAATCACCGAAGTCAACGATGAAGTGCAATCCAAACCCGAAACCCTAAACGAAGACCCCTACAGCAACGGCTGGCTAATCGTAGTAACACCCAGCAACCTACAAGCCGACCTTGCTATCATTATGGATTTTGACAAAGCCGTTGAGTGGCACAAGGCGCAAGCCGCAGGAAAATGCTGA